The Cryptomeria japonica chromosome 6, Sugi_1.0, whole genome shotgun sequence genomic interval TAAATCCTtgaatcaaaaatattttcttacTATACTTCCTTGGATGATGATACATATACTTTTAGTATGCTTTTCCATTCTTGTTTCTTAGTGAGATTTTTTTCCTTCTAATTTCGAAGATTATATTTATCCAATTCCTACTCTTGATTTCCCTTACTATTGTCATTCTTGGGTTGAAGCTAGCCACAAATGAATTTCTAACAATATGCATCTTAATGCACACTTATCTTTCAATCACTACATAATTTATTATAAATATTGATGAAAAGTTTGATGTTTGACCTTTCATTTAAAGTGCTTCTTTATATCTTTGAGAATTTGAAATAATACATTTCtgataattgaaatattttaaaattttggacACTCCATATACTATTCTTGAAACTTTATAGAAACAAATTAACAATATTATAAATTTCTTCATCTATTTTTAGAGAATATTTTCTTTGGGAAACTACTCTTCATTTAAGTTCTACATTAGACAACTATCACAAATTCAATTGAatgatcataatcttctaacatgaCAAGTTCAAATGCATAGGCATTGAAAGAATACTCATAACAAAAGGATTTATTTAGAGTAAATACAATGTGGAAATACTCAAACATGTAAATAAGTGACTCCTTTACTTAGGAGTGACTTGGTATTGAGTAATGATTGCATCATAAAAAGAACATGGCTCTATTTAAGTACCACTCTTCTATGGAATCTACCCTTGGCTCTCCTACTATGGACTAAATCTCTATCCTTCAAAATATACCCTATCTAGTCCTTGTTAGCATTCATAATACTTATTTTCAAGTCTCCATCTTGATGATTGGACATTAGAAATGAACAAAAAAAGTCTCTCTTCCCTTTTGATTGCTTAATTACCTCCCTTATGGAATATAAAGTGATTGATTGGTTTTCTTccgttctttcattttttttttgtttgtttttttgtctctTAGGAGATTCCTACTATTTTTTGATTAATAACAAAAAAAGCTCATCTTAAAGAAACCAATTATGaatgaaaaaaattgagaaaagatgGTGTTGTGCCTTCTATCTAATAACCAAAAATATAAGTTGCAAAACTGGACCAAACTATGGAACATCACACAAGCTAATACATGGTTCTACACCAACCTCTTTTATCTTCTTTCTAATCTAATTCACAACTTAAAGACCTTAATTCATGCTTTGTACATTGTTGTAAATTATATAAAACTCTAAACATTTTCAAGTACCTCAACTTTATATATTTAAGGCTTAATTTATCTCATAGACTGTTGCACTCAAAATGTATGATGATTGAACTCAACAATTGAGAAGGGGAGTCAATTatccttttgtctactaaattagAGCTCTTGAACTAATTCAATTGGTGATGGATTTATGTTTTTGAGATTTGATAAGCTTTTCTAGTGTCAAATATATTGGTTAATTCATAGATGCAAATAATTTTTCTATTTTCCATAAGTTCATTTAGTCAAAAAGtaattatttttctatgcaattttCTTAACCCTTACCATCTTTGTTACCTTGAAGTTTTGGACTTTCCATTGATAGTTATGTGTATGAAAGTAAATGAGCGTGACTATAAGATCATGTGTCATTGAATTAAGATAGCTTATTTCATCTGGAAATCTTTGATTATATCTAACACCATGTCACCTATTGTTGGCACACTCTACATTTTATACACTATATACTAATTGATTACTTCgttgtgataagtttgattgactCAAACAATTTTTACTTTTCATAAGTTAACTTAGTCAACAAGTAATTCTTTTTCTATCTAATTTTGTTAACCCTTACTATCATGTTACCTTGAATTTTTGGACTTTCCATTGATGGTTAGGAGTATGAATGTAAATGAGTGTGACTTTAAGATCACATGTCACTGAATTAAGCTAACTTATTTCATCCAAGTCTTTAATTTTATCTAACAACATGCCACATGTCGATGTCATACTTTACCTTTTGCACATTGTATAAAGTTAAAAGCAATCCCCTTTGATCCCTAGAGATACACTAATTGATTACTTCTAATGGCCTCCATTTGATTTTCAAGAAGACCAACAATCCACTTCACAACATAATCTCATCaagacaaataatttttttaaatacaatTCTTAAAAATCAAACTTATGTCCAATTATATAATAATCATGCCAATAGGTTTTCTACTATGAAAATAGGGTGTATAGAAGGTTGGCACAATCTGGAAAACAAAAAATAGACCCATGTATAAAGTAGagattgaatttgatttgttttaaaataGTAGAAgttggatttgatttattttcaaaATGTAGAAACCAACtagaaattggatttgatttgttttttattgctTAATAATGATATCTATAAACATTTTTACACAATTTTTTCaaaatataagtatactaattAGTATTATATTTAGTTCGGAAGGGTGACATAGTTGGCTAAAGGCGCTGGGTTTGTCCAATATAAGTTTCAAAGTCGATTCTCTGATTGTAGACTTGTTTGGACCCGACCTACAACTTCAATTGAAACATGAAAAACTAACACCGAGATACCTCtacaaaatcagaaaaaaaaaacaaaaaacaaaaaacatataaaCTTACAAACAAAAATCTTTCCTGTAAAATCAAATCCACCCTAAAAAAATCCTGTCACAACCAATTACACCTAATTAAGTTACTCCACTCTCGAAGTAACCCCCAGCTTACCTTGTCCTTGAGTGGAACCTTGTCAACCATTGAGTTGTTTTTTCCAGTTTCTCGAATATATAAGACTTTCACTCTAAAGATAACCCAGCTTAAGATAATAATAATCCCATAAATGAAGGAAAGAAGCGCGGAGTTTTCTTTGCACAGAAGGAAAGATTAAATATACATGACGGTAGATGCCTTTTCCAAAAGCGCACGCTCTTCCTCTGCGCTAGTTTTCTAGAGGAGAATGTCTTACGCCCTGAAATTTATCTGGGTTTGTGAGTTGGGTCGGGTCTGTTGCACAGACCATGGTTAACAAAGATGCACGGTGTTTAAGGGTGACCCACAAGGCATAGAGATAACCAACTTGATAGAGGAGGAGGGGGGTCGGCTGTTGCCACGAAAGCAGGTCTAGTCAGAGAAGGTTGGAAGCCACGGGTGAGGGAAGCGGGATAAATGAGAGCAAGTCAAGGCATAGAGCGCGTGGTGGAAGAAGAATAGGAAGCATCAGTAGTTGTTTTTAAGTATTAGAACAAGATGACTTCCACACTACACTCCACTCTCCATGCTTTTTCCTTGCTTTACAAATTGCATTAGCTAAttcattgcttcttcttcttgtatttccaTTCCATCTGCAAGTTATCCACACCAATTTGACCACTGAATTTCAGCTGCCCCACTTTGCACGCAATTAAACCGTCATACCCACATGCCCACTTTGATTTAAGCTTCCACAAGCAGTTACTCACTTTAAGAATTGAAGCCTGAATTGCTTGAATTGTGAATTGGGTCAGTGATTTGTTTTGTACACTGCTTAGGATTGAAGGTCGAGTAGAAGTGGAGTTCACAGCATGACAGAAGTGGATAAATTGGTTGCTGTGGAGGTGGcaaagaagcaagaagaggaagaatttgtgctGCATCGGCAGCAGGAGGTGCACCCACTTGGGAATTTCAGCTACTTCTGCAAAATTTGCAGCAAGAGATTTGTGTCTGGAAGAGCCTTGGGTGGTCACATGAGAGCCCACGGCCCTGTGGTCATGGCAGAACCTGGTGAGAAGAAGAGGATGCTTTTCAAGTCAgtggaggaagaggaaggagaagaagaggaGGAATTGAATGGTGATCAATTGTATACTCTGAGGAGGAATCCCAAACGCAGCTGGCGGTTTTCGGATCAGGAATACCCATTTATGATGGGTGCCCAATCCCAAGAAGAAGATGGGTCTACGGAGAGTGAGAGTGAGGCTGAGATTGAGCAGCACCCTGCTTCTGAAAACTACCCAAATGAGAATTCAAGAAGCTTTGATATGTGGCTGAAGGGAAAGAGATCCAGGAGACCCAGGTATGCGATCCAAAGTCAGTCACATCATGAAGAGCAATTCAGTTCAGATACTAATGAAGAGGAGGACATGGCACTCTGTCTTGTAATGCTTGCCAGTGGTGTAAACACTGCCACCCAAAAGCTGGAATTCCATGGTGGTGAGCAGCAGCCTGGTTTCCCTCGATCAAGCGACCTCAAGGTGCCCAAGATCAACAATGCTTTGGAGCTTCCTAAATGCATCAAGAAGAGGCCTAAAACTAAGATGGTGGATGCTAATGTGGATCCCTCTGATGATAAGAAAACCAGGTATGAGTGCACTACATGCAATAAGACTTTTTATTCATATCAGGCACTAGGAGGTCACAGGGCTAGCCACAAGAAGGTCAAGGGTTGTTTTTCAAGGATTGATGGGATGGAGGAGAATGAAAGCCTAGAAGAAGAGATTACCGATGAAGAGCCCATTAGCAGATCAGCAGATTCTCAGTTGCCCAATGATTTCCCAAAGCCTTCTGCCAAGGAACAGACCAAACGTACCTTTGATGATGCAAGAGAGGAAAGTGGTGAAACAACACTCCAGCCTGGTATTCCTTCTTCTGTTAAAAAGACCAGGATCCATGAATGCTCAATTTGTCACAGGACCTTTGCTTCAGGGCAGGCTTTGGGTGGTCATAAAAGATGCCATTGGGGCAGCGCAGGAAATTCAGATACTATTAGTACTGTGTCAAGCACCAAGGAGCCCCCTGTGCAGCAGCAGAGGCCTATGAGGTCGGAGATGCTGGACCTAAATTTGCCTGCCCCTGTGGATGATGACTCCGAAGCTAGACAgctcaatgttttaggtgtgaatgtTAAAAATTCTCACAAGCCTTCCAATGCTGAAACTCACAGCAAAGTGAGCCCTCCTTTTTTCCAGTCTTGGTGGATGGGCACCTACCCAAAACAAGGACATTTCTTGTACAATAATCACGCTCTGATGTCTATAGAAGATGAAGCAGACAGTAAGCTCggaaagaaaattgaatttggtGGGGTAGAAGATTTGAAAGTCTCAAGCAGGTTACAACCTTGGTTGCAACTGTGAGCAGACAGTGCTATGTAATTGATAaattcttctacattctttgttCCATTGATGTACATGTAATTCTATAATGCTCAGATTCATAGATTCTATTTAGCTCATTCAAGACTTATAATGGTTCTTAGTGTACTTAATCAGAGGctcatttctttttatttgtttttctgtGGACAAAGTCCGCCTTGGTTATATTTGAATCAATTGCCATTTATTCTTCTGCCATGTCTGAAACTATGCGAAATTATTGCCTTCATAAAATAGAATATTTTGGATTCGTGCCATCATTTGTAGCATTACAGaagcaaaaatttgattctcatgAGCTACTGCCTCTAATCTGATTGTTGAGAGTATACTAATGCATCAGGTTAAATTGACCATTTGTTCAATAAACGAAATTCAGATGACACAGACTTGTTACTGTAGATTAACTGTGAGCTAGTTTGTGTAAATATTTTAAGTACCCGAACCAAATACAAGACTAATTATTTATCTATCTTTATAAATGATAATCTTGGATCACTTAAGagtaaaaaataaatttgaaagtgTATCAGTGCAATTCATATGACAGTAATGAATTTAACATGTTTATGGGATCCTTGAGATTCACTCCTTTTGCCTTGATGGCTGCTATGCAATTGGGACCAAACCCTTCCCGAGATTATCTAATCTAAACATGTTTATGGGACCCTATCTGATTAGCTTATTTCCTACATAGAAGTTTACATGATTTTCTGCTGAATTACATAATTCTTAGCAGTAGGCCATTGGGTGTAAATTGATTGAGTGATTTGACTGATCTTTCTTTTGTGCACACATGAATACCTAACTGAACACTTGCTAACACTATCACTGAGCTTGGTGCTGCCTCTGAATTTAGTAACGCTTTTGGAAGATGTGAAGCTTGTTCTTTTATCATCTAAAGATGACTACAATCAGTGGAATCAGAGACAAAAGTGTTTATAAGCTTAGGATTTGAGATTTTCAGGCTAAAATTTAAACAGAGGGATTCATTTTGCAGAGTGCAGCATACACGAGATTGTATGAATGCTGCCAATATAGGCGCACTGCCAATTTATATTGAGTAAATTTCCCCAACTGTGAGATTCTCCTTTCTAAAACATGGGCAACTAGCCAAAAGCAGCCCGTCCAAAATTTCTTGTATTTAGCAGTTTCAACCATTGCATGTCATGCAGCATTTGGATGTGTATCAGGAGAGGGGTCTATCTCTGGATCTTCCCATTCACAACTACTAGTTACTACACTATAATCATTTTTAACTGAATAAGATGGTCCCATAATGCTTGAAACAACTTTATGTTTAAACTTTAAACATGCGGGGCTGCTATTCTACATGTAAATAACATCTCTAGGAGACAATTAGACCTTATATGGGGTTTCATGGCATGTCTGCCAATTTAGATTGAGTAAAATTTCCCCAATTGTGAAATTCCCCGTTTAAAAACATGGGCAACTAGCAAAAAGCAGTTCATTCAAAATTTCTCGTGTTTAGCAGTTTCAACTATTGCATGTCATGGAGCATT includes:
- the LOC131073023 gene encoding zinc finger protein ZAT4-like; this encodes MTEVDKLVAVEVAKKQEEEEFVLHRQQEVHPLGNFSYFCKICSKRFVSGRALGGHMRAHGPVVMAEPGEKKRMLFKSVEEEEGEEEEELNGDQLYTLRRNPKRSWRFSDQEYPFMMGAQSQEEDGSTESESEAEIEQHPASENYPNENSRSFDMWLKGKRSRRPRYAIQSQSHHEEQFSSDTNEEEDMALCLVMLASGVNTATQKLEFHGGEQQPGFPRSSDLKVPKINNALELPKCIKKRPKTKMVDANVDPSDDKKTRYECTTCNKTFYSYQALGGHRASHKKVKGCFSRIDGMEENESLEEEITDEEPISRSADSQLPNDFPKPSAKEQTKRTFDDAREESGETTLQPGIPSSVKKTRIHECSICHRTFASGQALGGHKRCHWGSAGNSDTISTVSSTKEPPVQQQRPMRSEMLDLNLPAPVDDDSEARQLNVLGVNVKNSHKPSNAETHSKVSPPFFQSWWMGTYPKQGHFLYNNHALMSIEDEADSKLGKKIEFGGVEDLKVSSRLQPWLQL